GAACAGTTGGCCCCCCTGGCGGACCTCGCCCACCCCACCCGCGAGGGCCTGGAGGTCAGCGCGGCCGCCGCGCCCGTGCTGGACGCGCTGGCCGAGGCCGGGGTGGAGGTGCACGCTCCCCCCGACTGGCGCAGGCTTGCCACGCGGGTTCGCCGGGCCCAGGAGCTGGAGATCCCCGTTCCCCCGGCCTTGAAGGCGGAGCTGCGGGACTACCAGCGTGAGGGCTTCACGTGGATGGCGCGGCTGGCGGAGTGGGGCGGGGGCGGGTGCCTGGCCGACGACATGGGGCTTGGAAAGACCTTGCAGACGCTCACCCTGCTGTTGCACCGCGCCAAGGAGGGCCCGGCGCTGGTGGTGGCCCCCACGTCGGTCTGTTTCAACTGGGCCCGGGAGGCGGAGCGCTTCGCCCCCTCCCTGCGGGTGAAGTCCTACCGCGATGCGGACCGCGAGCGGCTGCTCACGGGCCTGAAGGCCGGGGACGTGTTGCTCGTCAGCTATGGGCTGCTCGTGCGCGACGCGGAGCGCTTCGCCGCGGTGTCCTTCGCCACCCTCGTGGTGGACGAGGCCCAGGCCGCCAAGAATCCGGACTCTGCCCGGGCCCAGGCGCTCCAGGAGCTCCAGGCGGACGCGAGGATCGCGCTCTCCGGCACGCCCGTGGAGAACCGGCTCTCGGAGCTGTGGAGCCTGTTCCGCATCGTCTTTCCCGGGCTCCTCGGCGGCCGGGAGGTGTTCCGCAAGCGCTTCGCGGCGCCCATCGAGCGGGAGGGAAACCGGGAGGCCCGGGCCGCGCTCTCGCGCATCATCCGCCCCTTCCTGCTGCGCCGTACCAAGGCGGAGGTGGCCCGCGAGTTGCCCCCGCGCATCGAGACCGTGGTGTCCGTCGTCCTGTCCGAGGGGGAGCGCCAGCTCTACGAGGCCGCCCGCGTGGCGGCGCTCCTGCAACTGGAGTCCCGCACGGAGAAGGACAAGCGCTTCATGGTGCTGGCGGCGCTCACCCGGTTGCGGCTGCTCGCCTGCCACCCGCGGCTCTGGGATGAGGACTCGCCGCTGCCCTCCTCGAAGCTGGAGCGCATGGTGGAGCGCGTGGAGGTGCTGCGCGCCGAGGGCAGCCGGGCCCTCATCTTCAGCCAGTTCGTCCGGCTCCTGGAGTTCGCCCGCGAGGCGCTGGAGGCCCGGGGCATCACGTGCCAGTACCTGGATGGGCAGACCCCCGTGGCCGAGCGGCAGGCGCGGGTGGAGGCGTTCCAGCGCGGCGAGGGCGAGGTCTTCCTCATCTCGCTCAAGGCGGGCGGGACGGGGCTGAACCTCACCGCGGCCGACCATGTCCTCCACCTGGACCCCTGGTGGAACCCCGCCGTGGAGGACCAGGCCACGGACCGGGCGTACCGCATCGGACAGACGCGGCCGGTGACGGTGTCCCGGCTGGTGTCCGAGGGCACCATCGAGGAGGCCATCCTCGCGCTGCACGCGCAGAAGCGGGAGCTGGCCCTGAGCCTGCTGTCCGAGGCGGATGGGGCCGCCGCGCTCAGCCCGGAGCAGCTCATGGACCTGCTGCGCTTCACCCCCGGCGCCTGAAGCCCAAGACAGACGCCCCGTTTTCCGGGGAAGATGCGCCCCGCCCGCCCATCGAGAGCGCGGGCCCGGGGAGGCAGGGCGGATGTGGGCTCAGAAGTGGCTTGGGGTGGGAGCGGCGGTGCTCCTGGCCGGAACGGCCGGGGCGCAGCCCCGCAAGGGCAAGGCGGAAGCGGCCCGGCCGGGTGCTGGCATCGAGGCGCGGACGTTGAAGAACGGGCTGAAGGTCATCGTCTGGCCGGATCCGGACCTGCCCACCGTGGCGCTCTTCAACTGGTTCCGGGTGGGCAGCCGCAACGAGCACCCGGGCATCACCGGCCTGTCCCACTTCTTCGAGCACATGATGTTCAACGGCGCGAAGACGTACGGGCCCGGTGAGTTCGACCGCGTCATGGAGGCCGCGGGCGGCAGCAACAACGCCTACACCTCCGAGGACGTCACCGTGTACCAGGACTGGTTTCCCCGCACCGCGCTGGAGACCATCTTCGAGCTGGAGGCGGACCGGCTGGCCCACCTCGCCTTCGATCCGAAGGTCATCGAGAGCGAGCGCGGCGTCGTCTACTCGGAGCGGCGCTCGTCGGTGGACAATGACCACGCGGGCTCGCTCGCGGAGCAGGTGCAGGCCACCGCCTTCGTGGCGCACCCGTACCAGTTTCCCGTCATCGGCTGGCCCTCGGACATCGAGTCCTGGCGGATGGAGGACCTGCGGCGCTACTTCCAGACGTACTACGCCCCCAACAACGCCACGCTCGTGGCGGTGGGGGCCGTCACCCCGGCGGAGGTGTTCGCCCTGGCGGAGAAGTTCCTCGGGCCCATCCCCTCGCAGCCCGCGCCCGAGCCGGTGCGCACGAAGGAGCCCCTGCAGCAGGGCGAGCGCCGCGTGACGGTGCGCCGGATGGCCCAGGCCCCGCTGCTCCAGATGGCCTGGCACGGGCTGGCCGCCTCCGACTCGGATGCGCCCGCCCTGGAGATGCTGGTGAGCCTGCTCACGGAAGGCGACTCCTCGCGGCTCCACCGCACGCTGGTGGAGGAGGCGCAGGTGGCCCTCCACGTGTCGAGCCACTTCGGGCCCTCGGTGGACCCGTCGCTGGTCTGGCTCCAGGTGGACCTGCCGCCGGGCGGGGACGTGGCGCGCGTGGAGGCGCTGCTGGACGCGGAGCTGGCGAAGCTCGTCCAGCAGGGCGTCACCGAGGCGGAGCTGCGCAAGGCGAAGAACAAGACCGTCGCGGACTTCTGGCGGGGCCTGGAGACCAACAGCTCGCGGGCCCAGCTCCTGGGCAGCTACGAGGTGTTCCAGGGCGGCTGGCGCAAGCTCTTCGAGGCGCCCGCCCGCTACGAGCAGGTGACGCGCGAGCAGGTGCGCAAGCTGGCCGCGCGCCTCTTCATCCGGGACCACCGCACGGTGGGGGTGCTCGTGCCCACGGAGGGCACGGCGGAGCAGGCCGGTTCCGAGACGCAGGGGGCGACACCATGAGGACGTGGCTGGGCAGGGTTGTGCTGGCGGTGGTGCTCGTGGCCACCCCCGCGCTGGGGCAGGGTGTGAAGCTGCCGAAGGCGACGGTGCTGGAGCTGAAGAACGGCGCCCGGGTGCTCCTCGTCGAGAAGCGCGAGATTCCCCTCATCTCCTTCAGCGCCTGGCTGCGCGGCGGAAGCCTGGGAGACCCCGCGGGCAAGGAGGGGCTGGCGGCGCTCACCGGCGAGCTGCTCCAGAAGGGCGCGGGCGCGCGCGATGCCCAGGCCTTCGCGGAGGCGGTGGACGGGGCGGGCGGGCTGCTCACCGTCACCTCGGCGCGCGAGGCCCTGCAGGTGGATGGCCAGTTCCTGGCGAAGGACGCCGCGCTGATGGTGGAGTTGCTGTCGGACCTGCTGATGCGCCCGCGCTTCGAGGCCGCCGAGTTCGACAAGGCGCGGGAGCGGATGGCCAGCGAGCTGGCCGCCGGGAAGGACGGGGATCCGCGCCTGCTCATCGGCACGTACTTCCACGCCTTCCACTTCGCGGGCCACCCCTACGCGCGGCCGCCGCACGGCAGCGAGGCCTCGGTGGCCACGCTCC
Above is a genomic segment from Stigmatella erecta containing:
- a CDS encoding M16 family metallopeptidase, producing the protein MWAQKWLGVGAAVLLAGTAGAQPRKGKAEAARPGAGIEARTLKNGLKVIVWPDPDLPTVALFNWFRVGSRNEHPGITGLSHFFEHMMFNGAKTYGPGEFDRVMEAAGGSNNAYTSEDVTVYQDWFPRTALETIFELEADRLAHLAFDPKVIESERGVVYSERRSSVDNDHAGSLAEQVQATAFVAHPYQFPVIGWPSDIESWRMEDLRRYFQTYYAPNNATLVAVGAVTPAEVFALAEKFLGPIPSQPAPEPVRTKEPLQQGERRVTVRRMAQAPLLQMAWHGLAASDSDAPALEMLVSLLTEGDSSRLHRTLVEEAQVALHVSSHFGPSVDPSLVWLQVDLPPGGDVARVEALLDAELAKLVQQGVTEAELRKAKNKTVADFWRGLETNSSRAQLLGSYEVFQGGWRKLFEAPARYEQVTREQVRKLAARLFIRDHRTVGVLVPTEGTAEQAGSETQGATP